A genomic region of Thermococcus sp. contains the following coding sequences:
- a CDS encoding iron ABC transporter permease, with product MRKWLPALLLLSAVSIFLGVYFGPVSLSLHDVTSSLLYGIELKLSRFTGINPGEKPNYFIIVWQLRLPEVLLAYFVGLALAGAGVTSQALFRNPLADPYIIGISSGAALGSAIAILINPTYMAPFALIFSFLSVFIVYTVSRVDGAVPVDTLLLAGIAYGFLANAVTWYIYVTRPQKTHLSWMWLLGSFNGSTWGDVKIMLVVSLVGVLFLMWRWRELNLVLLGEESIALGLDLHLYRKIFLGVIATLTAFSVYTSGIIGFIGLVSPHIMRLILGPNHRELVPATALFGGTLLVTADLLARTLAKPTVIPVGVVTALMGAPFFLYLLMKHKRGELVA from the coding sequence ATGCGGAAATGGCTCCCGGCGCTGTTGCTCCTCTCGGCGGTTTCGATTTTTCTCGGCGTTTACTTCGGTCCGGTTAGTCTCAGCCTTCACGACGTTACCTCCAGTCTTCTTTACGGAATAGAGCTAAAGCTATCCCGTTTTACTGGTATTAACCCCGGAGAAAAGCCGAACTACTTCATTATCGTCTGGCAACTTCGCCTTCCGGAGGTGCTTCTTGCATATTTTGTCGGCCTCGCCCTTGCTGGTGCTGGAGTTACCAGTCAGGCCCTCTTCAGGAACCCCCTTGCGGACCCGTACATCATAGGAATAAGCTCGGGCGCGGCGCTGGGCTCTGCAATAGCTATCCTTATAAACCCCACCTACATGGCCCCCTTCGCTCTAATCTTTTCATTCCTTTCGGTTTTCATTGTCTACACGGTATCGAGGGTTGACGGGGCAGTTCCAGTTGACACGCTCCTTCTCGCTGGAATCGCCTACGGCTTTCTCGCCAACGCGGTAACCTGGTACATCTACGTAACAAGACCCCAGAAAACGCACCTAAGCTGGATGTGGCTCCTCGGAAGCTTCAACGGGAGCACGTGGGGGGACGTAAAGATAATGCTCGTCGTTTCCCTGGTTGGAGTTCTCTTCCTTATGTGGCGCTGGCGCGAGCTGAACCTCGTCCTCCTCGGGGAAGAGAGCATAGCCCTTGGCCTCGATCTTCACCTGTATAGGAAGATATTCCTAGGAGTTATCGCGACGCTGACTGCCTTCTCAGTTTACACCTCAGGGATAATAGGTTTCATAGGTCTCGTCAGCCCCCACATAATGCGCCTTATCCTCGGCCCAAACCACAGGGAGCTCGTTCCGGCGACGGCCCTATTCGGGGGGACCCTCTTGGTTACGGCAGACCTGCTCGCGAGAACCCTCGCAAAGCCCACAGTCATTCCCGTTGGCGTTGTGACGGCACTGATGGGTGCGCCCTTCTTCCTCTACCTGCTGATGAAGCACAAAAGGGGTGAGCTTGTTGCTTGA
- the nurA gene encoding DNA double-strand break repair nuclease NurA — MYRLLDRKSVDRIKSMLQRGYDEAMVKLRGLEWRNLPKERKPCRVYAVDGSQGKQRLSGTIFYAVSSYAFGNGPAYRLVYANAMLYNQGISDQIIRLQMETLENKLGYLSAVLGGVDYVMMDGTLTGSLTRPPVYPESVKGITTIENALGKNRLEELVKAFVEILDEHYERLEGELRKSRKVNGGVILADERLEDFEEFYRAMEGFKGSSLDATLPRRVVITRKTLDAYLKGEKDAEEIFQEILQEYGEEKELTLDDARNSVHVVLGYLEYLYSLEKLLKLNLVYVAKSFYNRKLTQKLGIDIVDVPYLDAYLRRTYGEERAGYYVITQGGKPISHRMPKVLRKYFPTVEGYIERGVPMAYIRTMRGGVIYLLQSNREINDELLSEILWHESNGYFRPLQRAHEGVKIEKKAFEAELRALLNIIKAESPELRVFLKYGRSPLE, encoded by the coding sequence GTGTACAGGCTTCTCGACAGGAAAAGCGTTGACAGGATAAAGTCCATGCTCCAGAGGGGCTACGACGAGGCTATGGTAAAGCTAAGAGGCCTCGAATGGAGGAACCTGCCCAAGGAAAGAAAGCCCTGCAGGGTTTACGCCGTGGATGGCAGTCAGGGAAAGCAGAGGCTCAGCGGGACGATTTTCTACGCGGTCTCAAGCTACGCCTTCGGCAACGGCCCGGCTTACAGGCTCGTTTACGCCAACGCGATGCTCTACAACCAGGGCATATCCGACCAGATAATCCGCCTTCAGATGGAAACCCTTGAGAACAAGCTAGGCTACCTCTCGGCCGTCTTGGGTGGGGTTGATTACGTCATGATGGATGGCACTTTGACGGGCTCCCTCACGAGACCGCCGGTTTACCCGGAGAGCGTGAAGGGGATAACGACCATTGAAAACGCTCTGGGCAAAAACAGGCTTGAAGAGCTCGTCAAGGCCTTCGTTGAAATTCTGGACGAGCACTACGAAAGGCTTGAGGGGGAGTTGAGGAAAAGCAGGAAGGTAAACGGGGGCGTAATACTCGCCGATGAGAGGCTTGAGGACTTTGAGGAATTTTACCGGGCAATGGAGGGCTTCAAGGGGAGTTCCCTCGACGCGACCCTTCCAAGGAGGGTTGTTATAACCAGAAAAACCCTGGACGCGTACCTCAAGGGGGAAAAAGACGCCGAGGAGATATTCCAAGAAATCCTGCAGGAATACGGAGAGGAGAAGGAACTAACTTTGGATGACGCGCGCAACTCGGTTCACGTGGTTCTGGGCTACCTCGAATACCTCTACTCCCTTGAGAAACTGCTCAAGCTAAACCTCGTTTACGTGGCGAAGAGCTTCTACAACAGGAAGCTGACCCAAAAGCTAGGGATTGACATCGTTGACGTTCCATACCTTGACGCATACCTGAGGAGGACATACGGCGAGGAGAGGGCAGGTTATTACGTCATAACCCAGGGGGGGAAGCCCATAAGCCACAGGATGCCGAAAGTCCTGAGGAAGTACTTCCCGACGGTTGAGGGGTACATCGAGCGGGGCGTCCCTATGGCATACATAAGGACCATGCGCGGTGGGGTGATATACCTCCTTCAGAGCAACAGGGAGATAAACGACGAGCTTTTGAGTGAAATCCTCTGGCACGAAAGTAACGGCTACTTCAGGCCCCTTCAGAGGGCCCACGAGGGCGTTAAGATTGAGAAAAAGGCCTTTGAGGCCGAGCTAAGGGCACTCCTCAATATAATAAAGGCTGAAAGTCCTGAGTTAAGGGTCTTCCTCAAGTACGGTCGCTCGCCCCTCGAATGA